In a single window of the Streptomyces sp. NBC_00285 genome:
- a CDS encoding RNA polymerase sigma factor: MLGDDAELTAAVLAAQDGDESAFRTVYRAVHPRLLGYVRTLVGDPEAEDVASEAWLQIARDLDRFEGDADRFRGWAARIARNRALDHIRMRGRRPVIGGDETELTGKPAESDTAGEAIEALATGSTLSLIARLPQDQAEAVVLRVVVGLDAKTAAETLGKRPGAVRTAAHRGLKRLAELLGEDPESAGALDALPPQREPQDRAVTSASVTHTRPRTQKDM, from the coding sequence GTGCTGGGGGACGACGCGGAGCTGACCGCCGCGGTGCTTGCGGCACAGGACGGGGACGAGAGCGCGTTCCGGACTGTGTACCGCGCCGTGCACCCGCGGCTGCTCGGATACGTCCGGACACTGGTCGGCGATCCGGAAGCGGAGGACGTGGCCTCAGAGGCCTGGCTCCAGATAGCCCGTGACCTGGACCGTTTCGAGGGCGACGCGGACCGTTTCCGCGGCTGGGCGGCCCGGATAGCCCGCAACCGGGCCCTGGACCACATCCGGATGCGCGGCCGCCGCCCGGTGATAGGCGGCGACGAGACCGAACTGACCGGGAAGCCCGCCGAGTCGGACACCGCGGGCGAGGCCATCGAGGCGCTGGCCACCGGCAGCACCCTTTCGCTCATCGCCCGGCTGCCCCAGGACCAGGCCGAGGCCGTGGTGCTGCGCGTGGTCGTCGGCCTGGACGCCAAGACCGCGGCCGAGACCCTCGGCAAGCGTCCCGGCGCGGTACGGACGGCCGCGCACCGGGGTCTGAAGCGGCTCGCCGAGCTCCTCGGCGAGGATCCGGAATCGGCCGGCGCGCTCGATGCCCTGCCACCCCAGCGAGAACCGCAGGACCGTGCGGTGACGTCCGCGAGTGTGACGCATACGCGTCCGCGGACGCAGAAGGACATGTGA
- a CDS encoding L,D-transpeptidase family protein: MGRGAAALLVLAVAGGCTVRSDGDGDGKRHLPVRIEVPKRSTPPAEDDRKPSATPPTGSAAPAVLWSRGDSGRDVRELQARLRQVAWLYDGPTGSYDDLTERAVEGFQGKRGLPRTGKTDAVTWQRLLRMTHEPGKWELYLMGGQPADAPDARCLTGRVLCISKTSRTLRWMIDGRTMRTVSVRFGSVGTPTREGVFSIYWKSRHHVSTLYDSPMPYAMFFSGGQAVHYSADFAANGYAGASHGCVNVRDEAAIADLFGQVRNGDKVVVHW, from the coding sequence ATGGGGAGAGGGGCCGCCGCGCTGCTGGTCCTGGCGGTGGCCGGCGGCTGCACCGTGCGGTCCGACGGGGACGGGGACGGCAAACGGCATCTGCCGGTGCGGATCGAGGTCCCCAAGCGCAGCACGCCGCCCGCGGAGGACGACCGGAAGCCGAGCGCGACACCGCCGACCGGTTCCGCCGCGCCCGCCGTGCTGTGGTCGCGCGGCGACTCCGGGCGGGATGTGCGGGAGCTCCAGGCCCGGCTGCGTCAGGTCGCCTGGCTCTACGACGGGCCGACGGGGTCGTACGACGACCTCACCGAGCGGGCGGTCGAGGGGTTCCAGGGCAAGCGCGGGCTGCCGAGGACGGGGAAGACCGACGCGGTCACCTGGCAGCGGCTGCTGAGGATGACGCACGAGCCGGGCAAGTGGGAGCTGTATCTGATGGGCGGGCAGCCGGCCGACGCGCCGGACGCGCGCTGTCTGACCGGGCGGGTGCTGTGCATCAGCAAGACGAGCCGGACACTGCGCTGGATGATCGACGGGCGGACGATGCGGACCGTGTCGGTCCGTTTCGGCTCGGTGGGCACACCGACCCGGGAAGGTGTGTTCAGCATCTACTGGAAGTCCCGCCACCACGTGTCGACGCTCTACGACTCCCCGATGCCGTACGCGATGTTCTTCAGCGGCGGCCAGGCGGTGCACTACTCCGCGGACTTCGCGGCCAACGGGTACGCGGGCGCCTCGCACGGCTGCGTCAACGTCAGGGACGAGGCGGCGATCGCGGACCTGTTCGGCCAGGTGCGGAACGGCGACAAGGTCGTCGTCCACTGGTGA
- a CDS encoding FAD-dependent oxidoreductase, translating to MNTDVLIVGAGPTGLALGIDLARRGVDALVVEKADRLFPGSRGKGLQPRTMEVFDDLGVLDAILAVGGEYPVGMVWQDGERVGEHRMFDPAESTEDSPYNAPWMVPQWRTQEVLSARLEELGGRVSFGREAVGFEQDTEGVTVRFAAGQDVRARYVVAADGGRSVVRRTLGIGMTGETVDPHPLLVADARITGLDRDNWHIFPPRGEGSGYLSICPLAGTEDFQVVAQFPEGTRVNLSLDAVREVVAARSHLAPEAVTEIRWASDFRPRAALADSFRSGRVFLAGDAAHVHSPAGGQGLNTSVQDAYNLGWKLGAVLRAGAPAALLDTYEEERRPIAAQMLGISTGVHRGEVRRGEATRQLGLGYRESSLTEETRPAPGGLRAGDRAPDGKLAGVRLFDAFRGPHWTLVAVGVETPRLPDSVRVVTGDDQPSYGKGLFLVRPDGYVGWAGDQAAGLMDHLGRFGA from the coding sequence GTGAACACGGACGTACTGATCGTCGGCGCGGGCCCCACCGGCCTCGCCCTCGGCATCGACCTCGCCCGGCGCGGTGTGGACGCGCTGGTCGTGGAGAAGGCGGACCGGCTGTTCCCGGGCTCACGTGGCAAGGGTCTCCAGCCGCGCACCATGGAGGTCTTCGACGACCTCGGCGTGCTCGACGCGATCCTCGCGGTCGGCGGCGAGTACCCCGTCGGGATGGTCTGGCAGGACGGCGAGCGGGTCGGCGAGCACCGGATGTTCGACCCGGCCGAGTCGACGGAGGACTCGCCGTACAACGCGCCATGGATGGTCCCCCAGTGGCGCACCCAGGAGGTGCTGTCCGCACGGCTGGAGGAACTGGGCGGGCGGGTGTCCTTCGGCCGGGAGGCCGTGGGGTTCGAACAGGACACGGAGGGGGTGACCGTACGTTTCGCGGCGGGCCAGGACGTCCGCGCCCGGTACGTGGTCGCCGCCGACGGCGGGCGCTCGGTCGTCCGCCGCACGCTCGGCATCGGCATGACCGGCGAGACGGTCGACCCCCACCCGCTGCTCGTCGCGGACGCCCGCATCACCGGCCTGGACCGGGACAACTGGCACATCTTCCCGCCCCGCGGGGAGGGCTCCGGCTATCTCTCGATCTGCCCGCTCGCCGGCACGGAGGACTTCCAGGTCGTGGCCCAGTTCCCGGAGGGCACGCGGGTGAACCTCTCCCTGGACGCCGTCCGCGAGGTCGTCGCGGCCCGATCCCACCTCGCCCCCGAGGCGGTGACCGAGATCCGCTGGGCCTCCGACTTCCGGCCCCGCGCGGCACTCGCGGACAGCTTCCGCTCCGGCCGGGTCTTCCTCGCCGGTGACGCGGCCCACGTGCACTCCCCGGCCGGCGGCCAGGGTCTCAACACGAGCGTCCAGGACGCGTACAACCTGGGGTGGAAGCTGGGCGCGGTGCTGCGGGCCGGTGCCCCGGCCGCCCTCCTGGACACCTACGAGGAGGAGCGCCGCCCCATCGCCGCGCAGATGCTCGGCATCTCGACGGGCGTGCACCGAGGAGAGGTCCGCCGGGGCGAGGCGACCCGCCAACTGGGCCTGGGATACCGGGAGTCGTCCCTGACGGAGGAGACGCGCCCGGCACCGGGCGGACTCCGCGCGGGCGACCGCGCCCCCGACGGCAAGCTGGCCGGCGTGCGCCTCTTCGACGCGTTCCGGGGCCCGCACTGGACGCTGGTCGCGGTCGGCGTCGAGACACCGCGGCTGCCGGACTCGGTGCGGGTGGTCACGGGTGACGACCAGCCGTCGTACGGAAAGGGGCTGTTCCTGGTGCGTCCGGACGGTTACGTCGGCTGGGCCGGTGACCAGGCGGCCGGGCTCATGGACCACCTGGGCCGGTTCGGAGCGTGA
- a CDS encoding TetR/AcrR family transcriptional regulator — MSTEKRPPLDRARVADTALKLLNEVGLDGLSLRAIARELDVKAPALYWHFKDKQALLDEMATEMFRRMIAGAELDPTDTWRERLLKSNRGLRTALLGYRDGAKVYSGSRFTGLVHVEQMEETLRLFTAAGLTLAQAVRATSTSFFYTLGFVTEEQGVEPLPGERREGFDVVERAQVMAGFPLSAAAGAEIFQDFDRHYEEGLALVLAGIEQQYRPTAP; from the coding sequence GTGAGTACGGAGAAACGCCCGCCCCTCGACCGCGCGAGGGTCGCCGACACCGCCCTGAAGCTCCTGAACGAGGTCGGCCTCGACGGCCTCAGCCTGCGGGCCATCGCCAGGGAACTCGACGTCAAGGCCCCCGCCCTGTACTGGCACTTCAAGGACAAGCAGGCGCTGCTCGACGAGATGGCGACGGAGATGTTCCGGCGCATGATCGCCGGGGCCGAACTCGACCCCACCGACACCTGGCGCGAACGGCTGCTCAAGTCCAACCGCGGACTGCGCACCGCCCTGCTCGGCTACCGCGACGGCGCCAAGGTCTACAGCGGCTCACGCTTCACGGGCCTGGTCCACGTCGAGCAGATGGAGGAGACCCTGCGCCTGTTCACGGCCGCCGGTCTCACCCTCGCGCAGGCGGTCCGGGCCACGTCGACGTCGTTCTTCTACACCCTGGGCTTCGTCACCGAGGAACAGGGCGTGGAGCCCCTGCCGGGCGAGCGCCGGGAGGGGTTCGACGTGGTGGAACGCGCGCAGGTGATGGCCGGCTTCCCGTTGTCGGCGGCGGCGGGCGCGGAGATCTTCCAGGACTTCGACCGGCACTACGAGGAGGGGCTGGCCCTGGTGCTGGCGGGAATCGAGCAGCAGTACCGGCCTACCGCGCCCTGA
- a CDS encoding class I SAM-dependent methyltransferase, translated as MGDAQQTYTYPGEFRDVPGWFPPLDQMLFSWFLRRQEKPGDLLELGAYMGKSAILLGQHLRDGERFTVCDLFGGEAPDGANRAETTKSYASLTRQAFERNYLSFHDALPRVIEGPTSVVPGEVAPGTCRFVHIDASHLYEHVYGDIGAAREILLPDGIVVLDDFRSEHTPGVSVAVWEAVLNRDLRPICLSTQKLYATWGDPEPVQEELLAMLQERTDVGLSVQEAAGHRLVRARAQKMQAPSFPRSRHYVEPVAAPSPPPRPRRSPARRIAVDLLPPVVTRAVRKVRAR; from the coding sequence ATGGGTGACGCACAGCAGACGTACACGTATCCCGGTGAATTCCGTGACGTACCCGGGTGGTTCCCGCCGCTCGACCAAATGCTGTTCAGCTGGTTCCTGCGACGTCAGGAGAAGCCGGGTGACCTGCTGGAACTGGGCGCGTACATGGGCAAGAGCGCGATCCTGCTCGGGCAGCACCTGCGGGACGGCGAGCGGTTCACGGTGTGCGACCTGTTCGGGGGCGAGGCACCGGACGGCGCCAACCGCGCGGAGACCACGAAGTCGTACGCCTCCCTCACCCGGCAGGCCTTCGAGCGGAACTACCTCTCCTTCCACGACGCCCTGCCGAGAGTGATCGAGGGGCCCACCTCGGTCGTCCCCGGCGAAGTGGCGCCGGGCACCTGCCGGTTCGTCCACATCGACGCGTCGCACCTGTACGAGCACGTGTACGGCGACATCGGCGCCGCCCGCGAGATCCTGCTCCCCGACGGGATCGTCGTCCTGGACGACTTCCGCTCCGAGCACACCCCGGGCGTCTCGGTCGCCGTGTGGGAGGCGGTGCTCAACCGCGATCTGCGGCCGATCTGCCTCAGCACGCAGAAGCTGTACGCGACCTGGGGCGATCCGGAGCCGGTCCAGGAGGAGTTGCTGGCCATGCTCCAGGAGCGCACGGACGTCGGCCTGAGTGTGCAGGAGGCGGCCGGTCACCGGCTGGTGCGGGCGCGGGCGCAGAAGATGCAGGCGCCGTCGTTCCCGCGCTCCCGGCACTATGTGGAGCCCGTGGCCGCGCCGAGCCCTCCTCCGCGGCCGCGGCGCTCTCCGGCCCGCCGGATCGCCGTGGACCTGCTGCCGCCCGTGGTCACACGCGCGGTGCGGAAGGTCAGGGCGCGGTAG
- a CDS encoding acyltransferase family protein, with protein MTVRPAPDLPRRPEGPLPAPRPRETRLRALDGLRLVAALMVAAYHYGGRGGDITRAWGNSAQHQFPTLHTYFSYGCLGVQVFFVISGFVICMSGWGRTLQSFFASRVSRLFPAYWAAVLLVTAVFALPAVAYKALSPSDVMVNMTMLQMPLGVDRVLGVCWTLWAEVRFYALFALCVVLPGASRRRVVMFCAGWTLAAAITQTLHQPLLDMVFMPEYASFFIGGVGLYLVHRDRRDVYAWGIVVVSFLIGQHYAVKSLWNVSDPNAFAHRTSLGIVLVVAFGFIAVAAIALGWLGWANWRWLTVAGALTYPFYLVHEHLGWVVVHALHRSLGLPSSVTFALTIAVMLSLAWLMNRFVEKPLAPRLRTALGKAR; from the coding sequence ATGACCGTCCGGCCGGCACCCGACCTGCCCCGGCGGCCGGAAGGGCCACTGCCCGCACCACGCCCCCGGGAGACCCGGCTGCGGGCCCTGGACGGACTGCGACTGGTGGCCGCGCTGATGGTGGCCGCGTACCACTACGGCGGCCGCGGCGGCGACATCACCCGGGCCTGGGGAAATTCCGCACAACACCAGTTCCCGACGCTGCACACCTATTTCTCCTACGGCTGCCTCGGCGTCCAGGTCTTTTTCGTGATCAGCGGATTCGTGATCTGCATGAGCGGCTGGGGCCGGACCCTGCAGTCGTTCTTCGCCTCCCGTGTCTCCCGGCTGTTTCCCGCCTACTGGGCGGCCGTCCTGCTGGTCACGGCGGTGTTCGCGCTGCCTGCGGTCGCCTACAAAGCACTGTCGCCGAGCGACGTCATGGTGAACATGACGATGCTTCAGATGCCGCTGGGCGTCGACCGGGTGCTGGGTGTCTGCTGGACGCTGTGGGCGGAGGTCCGCTTCTACGCCTTGTTCGCGCTGTGCGTGGTCCTGCCCGGGGCCTCCCGGCGCCGGGTCGTCATGTTCTGCGCGGGCTGGACACTGGCGGCGGCGATCACCCAGACCCTGCACCAGCCGCTGCTCGACATGGTGTTCATGCCGGAGTACGCCTCCTTCTTCATCGGCGGCGTCGGCCTCTACCTCGTCCACCGCGACCGGCGGGACGTGTACGCGTGGGGCATCGTGGTGGTCAGTTTCCTGATCGGGCAGCACTACGCGGTCAAGTCGCTGTGGAACGTGTCCGACCCCAACGCCTTCGCGCACCGCACCTCGCTGGGCATCGTGCTGGTGGTCGCCTTCGGCTTCATCGCGGTCGCGGCGATCGCGCTGGGCTGGCTGGGCTGGGCGAACTGGCGCTGGCTGACGGTGGCCGGGGCGCTGACGTACCCCTTCTACCTGGTCCACGAACACCTGGGCTGGGTGGTCGTCCACGCCCTGCACCGCAGTCTGGGCCTCCCGTCGTCGGTGACCTTCGCCCTGACGATCGCCGTGATGCTGTCGCTGGCCTGGCTCATGAACCGGTTCGTCGAGAAGCCGCTGGCCCCACGACTGCGTACGGCGCTCGGCAAGGCACGCTGA